From a region of the Candida albicans SC5314 chromosome 1, complete sequence genome:
- a CDS encoding uncharacterized protein (Ortholog(s) have role in mitochondrial genome maintenance and endoplasmic reticulum localization), producing the protein MTGFIVLLGQAMQVPLIRLTPTNPLLGMASIVFISLALSDLIPLLAENWSYFENLVPIRLSGYFCLAAYIYFVPTSIVSNSLVITYVLFEIWGNFLIYNNLRDEKYYRMKKFVEENSEAIRTAHDEQVRVVELDEQ; encoded by the coding sequence ATGACGGGCTTCATCGTGTTATTGGGACAAGCAATGCAAGTTCCATTGATTAGACTAACACCCACAAATCCATTACTAGGAATGGCTTCCATTGTATTTATTTCCTTGGCCCTAAGTGACTTGATTCCATTATTGGCCGAAAATTGGTCTTATTTTGAGAACTTGGTTCCTATCAGATTGCTGGGATATTTCTGTTTAGCAgcatatatttattttgtcCCTACAAGTATAGTTAGCAACAGCTTGGTGATAACATACGTATTGTTCGAGATATGGGGTAATTTCTTAATCTATAATAATTTGAGAGATGAAAAGTATTACCGTATGAAGAAATTTGTGGAAGAAAATAGCGAGGCCATTAGAACAGCACACGACGAGCAAGTCAGGGTAGTTGAACTAGATGAACAGTGA
- the MED17 gene encoding Med17p (Putative RNA polymerase II mediator complex subunit; possibly an essential gene, disruptants not obtained by UAU1 method) produces MVEKQFNIDLELNDTGHIDPFLQDEDKLKLEELIPRILFERKSFLNVTEDSLRKEIDNSLKISEEDALDTEESREDTVEADQQEVFNKHKFELSKNINNALNETQLSLDFVSLLISSVKPSLAKSTISPHLSKFVKPTSLNSDRLGQDSNDNQESKATDSFGQGWKLESLGKITDLFREASTNLNDQVIKERRYWNMINLVLANDEVLFRMRDPQNNARAIGVKYGYGDSGSNFHDQGLALLRKDNQTGEISFHPISSINNAKIVEKVSRFIRVKILSQIDGDYMLTGQSIFNFDFEKSKQSIINDIEKARFFLFEEDLFHQLIREAKLLVNYNVSIISNKIIIEINNIIIEIESIVYDELNEEELENYYQNVNEYSTLHNKKCQLILNYLKLMLCCYYKYNLKLKQKVPTALTKWKQSNSHPLILRPLVGNMRHELNLLNMKSVLDRLMHAHESELSYSKLDVEKFINLATRSKKQNPFQKSIEKPISKFHLVLCNKTSNMLDVNIQLTTNESFVNLIINMTIIRFETEDDFKNNVNGINVLQLGFSDFNEIEECLDWSIQNFV; encoded by the exons ATGGTGGAAAAACAGTTTAACATAGACCTAGAGTTAAATGATACTGGTCATATAGATCCATTCTTACAAGATGA agataaattgaaacttGAGGAACTAATTCCACGAATTTTATTTGAACGTAAATCATTTTTGAATGTGACGGAGGATTCTttgagaaaagaaatagacAATTCATTGAAGATTTCCGAAGAGGATGCTTTAGACACTGAAGAAAGTAGAGAGGACACAGTTGAAGCAGATCAACAAGAAGTGTTCAATAAACACAAGTTTGAATTATcgaaaaatataaacaatgCACTTAATGAAACCCAACTTTCCTTAGATTTTGTATCCTTATTAATATCTTCAGTGAAACCAAGTTTGGCAAAATCTACCATTTCACCACACTTGTCAAAATTTGTCAAACCGACATCTTTAAATTCGGATAGATTGGGTCAAGATAGTAATGATAATCAAGAGAGTAAGGCTACTGATTCTTTTGGACAAGGATGGAAATTGGAGTCACTTGGAAAGATAACCGATCTTTTCAGAGAAGCTAGTACTAATTTAAACGATCAAGTTATCAAAGAAAGACGATATTGGaatatgataaatttgGTGCTTGCCAACGACGAGGTTCTATTTCGAATGAGGGACCCCCAAAATAATGCTAGAGCAATAGGAGTGAAATATGGGTATGGAGATTCAGGATCAAATTTTCACGACCAAGGGTTGGCATTGTTACGCAAGGACAACCAAACAGGAGAAATCTCATTTCACCCCATATCGTCAATCAACAATGCTAAAATTGTAGAAAAAGTTTCGAGATTTATTAGAGTGAAAATTTTGAGCCAAATAGATGGGGACTATATGCTTACAGGACAgtcaatttttaattttgattttgaaaaaagcaAGCAAAGCATAATTAATGACATCGAAAAGGCTagattctttttatttgagGAGGACttgtttcatcaattgatacGCGAGGCCAAATTGTTGGTAAACTACAATGTGTCAATCATATcgaataaaataataattgaaatcaacaacattattattgaaatagaGTCTATCGTGTATGATGAGTTGAATGAGGAGGAACTAGAAAACTATTACCAGAATGTAAATGAATATTCCACCTTACACAATAAAAAGTGTCAGCTTATTTTAAACTACTTGAAACTTATGCTTTGTTGTTATTACAAATACAATCTCAAATTGAAACAGAAGGTTCCAACAGCATTGACTAAATGGAAGCAGAGTAACTCCCATCCTTTGATTTTGCGTCCGTTAGTGGGTAATATGAGGCATGAGTTAAATTTGCTAAATATGAAGAGTGTTTTAGATCGATTAATGCACGCTCATGAGAGTGAACTTTCTTATTCCAAACTAGATGTGGAGAAGTTTATTAACTTAGCCACAAGAAGCAAAAAGCAAAACCCATTCCAAAAGTCAATTGAAAAGCCAATTTCAAAGTTCCATTTAGTTTTATGCAACAAAACCTCTAATATGTTGGACGTCAACATACAATTGACAACTAATGAGCTGTTTGTCAATCTAATCATCAATATGAcaattattagatttgaGACAGAAGACGATTTTAAGAACAATGTCAATGGTATTAACGTTCTACAGCTTGGGTTCAGTGATTTCAATGAAATCGAAGAATGCTTGGATTGGTCGATCCAAAATTTTGTATAG
- the RPN3 gene encoding proteasome regulatory particle lid subunit (Putative non-ATPase regulatory subunit of the 26S proteasome lid; amphotericin B repressed; oxidative stress-induced via Cap1p): MPESKDIKMKDVQQDDVSSEIDTLVKEIEQSFILLSKVATTFDNRYVSKVFRDLGPLRRKLVKNGNSVLATVINNTYPQTHNSKKYLLKYLNESPTSVGNDAMDVDNTTLIPEIELYIHLLVQVYLLDTGKLEELNSLGEHVVQLMKSFNRRSLDFIQAKVWFYVCRAKELIGDLYSIRPELSYSLRTATLRHDIETTASVITLLLRNYLLTHDISQASDLVEKVEFPENAGNALVARYYYYLARINAIQLDYSTANECVITAIRKAPQTSLANGFVQAATKLSIVIELLMGDIPELKVFKNKSGNLEPYFNVTKAVRLGDIKLFGEVLHKFEADFKKDDNFTLVSRLRQNVIKTGIRIISLSYSKISLKDICIKLHLDSEESTEYIVSKAIRDGVIEASINHQKGYMQSKELLDVYSTKLPQAEFDQRIKFCLSLHNESVKSMRYPNDNEKENANKEIEPSEEVELLKAIEEGDLDDFMD; the protein is encoded by the coding sequence ATGCCAGAATCTAAGGATATTAAAATGAAGGATGTTCAGCAAGATGATGTATCCTCTGAAATAGACACATTGGTCAAGGAAATTGAACAgtcttttattttgttaaGTAAAGTTGCCACAACTTTCGACAATAGATACGTTTCAAAAGTGTTCAGAGACTTGGGTCCATTGAGAAGAAAATTGGTCAAGAATGGGAATTCAGTGTTAGCAACTGTCATAAACAACACATACCCGCAAACTCATAactcaaaaaaatatttattaaagtATTTGAATGAATCGCCAACTTCAGTGGGAAACGATGCAATGGATGTTGATAATACCACATTGATTCCAGAAATTGAACTTTACATACATCTCTTGGTTCAAGTTTATCTTTTAGATACTGGTAAATTGGAGGAATTGAATTCCTTAGGAGAACATGTGGtccaattgatgaaatcaTTCAATAGACGTTCATTGGACTTTATTCAGGCAAAGGTATGGTTTTATGTATGCAGGGCTAAAGAGTTGATTGGAGATTTATATTCGATTCGTCCAGAGTTACTGTACAGTTTGAGAACAGCCACCTTGAGACATGATATAGAAACAACAGCATCGGTCATCACATTACTATTAAGAAATTACTTATTGACCCACGACATCAGTCAAGCTTCTGATTTGGTAGAAAAAGTCGAATTTCCTGAAAATGCTGGTAATGCGTTAGTTGCTAGatactattactatttgGCAAGAATCAATGCCATCCAGTTGGACTATTCTACTGCAAATGAGTGTGTTATAACCGCGATCAGAAAAGCACCACAAACATCTTTAGCCAACGGATTTGTCCAAGCAGCTACTAAATTGAGCATtgttattgaattgttaATGGGAGATATTCCGGAATTgaaagttttcaaaaacaagtCTGGCAATTTGGAACCTTACTTCAATGTTACTAAGGCCGTGAGATTGGGTGATATTAAGTTATTTGGTGAGGTATTGCACAAGTTTGAAGCTGACTTCAAAAAGGATGACAATTTCACTTTGGTTTCTAGATTACGTCAGAACGTTATAAAGACAGGTATTAGAATCATATCATTGTCATACTCCAAAATATCGTTAAAGGATATATGCATCAAATTGCATTTGGATTCTGAGGAATCAACAGAATACATTGTTTCCAAAGCTATAAGAGATGGTGTCATAGAGGCCAGCATCAACCATCAAAAGGGATACATGCAAAGTAAAGAATTGTTGGATGTGTACTCTACAAAATTGCCTCAAGCAGAGTTTGACCAAAGAATTAAGTTCTGTTTGTCATTGCATAATGAGAGTGTCAAATCCATGAGATATccaaatgataatgaaaaagaaaatgccaacaaagaaattgaaccaAGTGAGGAAgttgaattattgaaagCTATTGAAGAAGGAGATTTGGATGACTTTATGGATTAA